The Streptomyces luteogriseus genome includes a window with the following:
- a CDS encoding glycine C-acetyltransferase, translating into MFDSVRDDLRATLDEIRAAGLHKPERVIGSPQSATVNVTAGGRPGEVLNFCANNYLGLADHPEVVAAAHEALDRWGYGMASVRFICGTQEVHKELEARLSAFLGQEDTILYSSCFDANGGVFETLLGPEDAVISDALNHASIIDGIRLSKARRLRYANRDLAELEARLKEASDARRRLIVTDGVFSMDGYVAPLREICDLADRYDAMVMVDDSHAVGFVGPGGRGTPELHGVMDRVDIITGTLGKALGGASGGYVAARAEIVALLRQRSRPYLFSNTLAPVIAAASLKVLDLLEAADDLRIRLAENTALFRGRMTEEGFDVLPGDHAIAPVMIGDAAVAGRMAELLLERGVYVIGFSYPVVPQGQARIRVQLSAAHSTDDVNRAVDAFVAARAELEG; encoded by the coding sequence ATGTTCGACTCCGTGCGCGACGACCTGCGCGCCACCCTCGACGAGATCCGCGCCGCCGGCCTGCACAAGCCCGAGCGCGTGATCGGCAGCCCGCAGTCCGCCACCGTGAACGTCACAGCGGGCGGCCGCCCCGGCGAGGTCCTCAACTTCTGTGCCAACAACTACCTCGGCCTCGCCGACCACCCCGAGGTCGTCGCCGCCGCCCACGAGGCCCTGGACCGCTGGGGCTACGGCATGGCCTCCGTCCGGTTCATCTGCGGCACCCAGGAGGTGCACAAGGAGCTGGAGGCGCGGCTGTCCGCCTTCCTGGGCCAGGAGGACACGATCCTCTACTCCTCCTGCTTCGACGCCAACGGCGGCGTGTTCGAGACGCTGCTCGGTCCGGAGGACGCGGTCATCTCCGACGCCCTCAACCACGCGTCGATCATCGACGGCATCCGCTTGTCCAAGGCCCGTCGGCTGCGCTACGCCAACCGCGACCTGGCCGAGCTGGAGGCCCGGCTCAAGGAGGCCTCCGACGCGCGCCGCCGTCTGATCGTCACCGACGGCGTCTTCTCCATGGACGGCTACGTCGCCCCGCTGCGCGAGATCTGCGACCTCGCCGACCGCTACGACGCGATGGTCATGGTCGACGACTCGCACGCGGTCGGCTTCGTCGGCCCCGGCGGCCGCGGCACGCCCGAGCTGCACGGCGTCATGGACCGCGTCGACATCATCACCGGCACCCTCGGCAAGGCCCTCGGCGGCGCCTCCGGCGGTTACGTCGCCGCCCGCGCCGAGATCGTCGCCCTGCTGCGCCAGCGTTCCCGGCCGTACCTGTTCTCCAACACCCTCGCCCCGGTCATCGCGGCGGCCTCCCTGAAGGTCCTCGACCTGCTGGAGGCCGCGGACGACCTGCGGATCCGGCTGGCGGAGAACACGGCCCTGTTCCGCGGCCGGATGACCGAGGAGGGCTTCGACGTCCTCCCCGGCGACCACGCCATCGCCCCGGTGATGATCGGCGACGCGGCGGTCGCCGGACGCATGGCCGAGCTGCTGCTGGAGCGCGGCGTCTACGTCATCGGCTTCTCGTACCCGGTGGTGCCGCAGGGCCAGGCCCGGATCCGCGTCCAGCTGTCGGCCGCGCACTCCACGGACGACGTCAACCGGGCGGTCGACGCCTTCGTGGCGGCGCGGGCCGAGCTGGAGGGCTGA
- the tdh gene encoding L-threonine 3-dehydrogenase has protein sequence MKALVKQKAEPGLWLADVPEPAVGPGDVLIKVLRTGICGTDLHIRAWDGWAQQAISTPLVLGHEFVGEVVETGRDVTDIGIGDRVSGEGHLVCGKCRNCLAGRRHLCRATVGLGVGRDGAFAEYVALPAANVWVHRVPVDLDVAAIFDPFGNAVHTALSFPLVGEDVLITGAGPIGLMAAAVAKHAGARNVVITDVSPERLELARKIGVSLALDVSGSTIADGQRTLGLREGFDIGLEMSGRPEAMRDMIANMTHGGRIAMLGLPAQEFPVDWARVVTSMITIKGIYGREMFETWYAMSVLLEAGLDLAPVITGRYGHRDFEAAFEDAASGRGGKVILDWTV, from the coding sequence GTGAAGGCGCTGGTCAAGCAGAAGGCGGAACCCGGGCTGTGGCTCGCGGACGTCCCCGAGCCCGCCGTCGGGCCCGGCGACGTCCTCATCAAGGTGCTGCGCACCGGAATCTGCGGTACCGACCTGCACATCCGGGCCTGGGACGGCTGGGCCCAGCAGGCGATCAGCACCCCGCTCGTGCTCGGGCACGAGTTCGTCGGCGAGGTCGTCGAGACCGGGCGGGACGTCACCGACATCGGTATCGGCGACCGGGTCAGCGGCGAGGGCCATCTGGTGTGCGGCAAGTGCCGCAACTGCCTGGCCGGGCGCCGGCACCTGTGCCGGGCGACCGTGGGGCTCGGGGTGGGCCGGGACGGGGCGTTCGCCGAGTACGTCGCCCTGCCCGCCGCCAACGTCTGGGTGCACCGGGTGCCCGTCGACCTCGACGTGGCCGCGATCTTCGACCCGTTCGGCAACGCCGTGCACACCGCCCTGTCGTTCCCGCTCGTCGGCGAGGACGTCCTGATCACCGGCGCGGGCCCGATCGGCCTGATGGCCGCCGCCGTGGCCAAGCACGCCGGCGCCCGCAACGTCGTGATCACCGACGTCAGCCCGGAGCGGCTGGAGCTGGCCCGCAAGATCGGTGTCAGCCTCGCGCTCGACGTCTCCGGCTCCACCATCGCCGACGGGCAGCGCACCCTCGGACTGCGCGAGGGCTTCGACATCGGCCTGGAGATGTCCGGCCGCCCCGAGGCCATGCGCGACATGATCGCCAACATGACGCACGGTGGCCGGATCGCGATGCTCGGCCTGCCCGCACAGGAGTTCCCCGTCGACTGGGCCCGCGTCGTCACCTCGATGATCACCATCAAGGGCATCTACGGCCGCGAGATGTTCGAGACCTGGTACGCCATGTCGGTCCTGCTGGAGGCCGGCCTGGACCTCGCACCCGTCATCACCGGCCGCTACGGCCACCGCGACTTCGAGGCGGCGTTCGAGGACGCGGCGAGCGGCCGCGGCGGCAAGGTCATCCTCGACTGGACCGTGTAA
- a CDS encoding GAF domain-containing protein — MTYDPPRPAGRLLLTPEDKEAPARTRRLRRLGLGERPEPALDSFAYRLAGLTGAPYAMVNLPDEQGQFFAGLHVPAVAPVVRSDGTSPRLSRALPRDHGFCPHVVARRKALALEDVGDYPRFAGNPVVDEFGIRSYLGAPLIDGTGLVLGTISVADVEPRPWGKPGLTAIKEHAARLVVELESRDGLPPY; from the coding sequence ATGACCTACGACCCGCCGCGCCCGGCCGGTCGTCTGCTGCTCACACCCGAGGACAAGGAGGCCCCCGCCCGCACCCGCCGACTACGCAGACTGGGGCTGGGGGAGCGCCCCGAACCCGCACTCGACTCCTTCGCGTACCGCCTCGCCGGGCTCACCGGTGCGCCGTACGCCATGGTCAACCTCCCCGACGAGCAGGGACAGTTCTTCGCGGGTCTGCACGTGCCGGCCGTCGCGCCGGTGGTGCGCAGCGACGGCACCAGCCCGCGCCTCAGCCGTGCCCTGCCCCGCGACCACGGCTTCTGCCCCCATGTGGTGGCGCGCCGCAAGGCCCTCGCCCTGGAGGACGTCGGCGACTATCCGCGGTTCGCGGGCAATCCGGTGGTCGACGAGTTCGGCATCCGCTCCTATCTGGGGGCGCCGCTCATCGACGGCACGGGCCTGGTGCTGGGCACCATCAGCGTCGCGGACGTCGAGCCGAGGCCGTGGGGGAAGCCGGGCCTGACGGCGATCAAGGAACACGCCGCGCGGCTCGTCGTGGAACTGGAGAGCCGGGACGGCCTGCCGCCCTACTGA
- a CDS encoding GTP-binding protein produces MDYDDSSDYTDGPGHRHGADPFPTALKILVAGGFGVGKTTFVGAVSEIAPLSTEELLTTVSAATDNLDGIENKVETTVAMDFGRITLDPRHVLYLFGTPGQERFWFMWDELCEGALGAVILADTRRLQECFAAVDFFEQRGLGFIIAVNEFDGAHRYDPEEVRGALDLSEDVPVVCCDARISSSGVQTLLTLVRHLIAHTPAPATGYGAHM; encoded by the coding sequence ATGGACTACGACGACAGCTCTGACTACACCGACGGACCGGGCCACCGCCACGGCGCCGACCCGTTCCCCACCGCGCTGAAGATCCTGGTGGCGGGCGGGTTCGGCGTGGGCAAGACGACCTTCGTCGGCGCGGTCAGCGAGATCGCGCCGCTCAGCACGGAGGAACTGCTCACCACCGTCAGCGCCGCAACCGACAACCTCGACGGCATCGAGAACAAGGTCGAGACGACCGTGGCCATGGACTTCGGCCGCATCACCCTCGACCCGCGGCACGTGCTGTACCTGTTCGGCACACCAGGACAGGAGCGGTTCTGGTTCATGTGGGACGAGTTGTGCGAGGGCGCGCTCGGCGCGGTCATCCTCGCCGACACCCGCCGGCTGCAGGAGTGCTTCGCCGCCGTGGATTTCTTCGAACAGCGCGGCCTCGGCTTCATCATCGCCGTGAACGAGTTCGACGGCGCCCACCGCTACGACCCCGAGGAGGTGCGCGGCGCCCTGGACCTGTCCGAGGACGTGCCCGTCGTGTGCTGCGACGCGCGGATCTCCAGCTCCGGGGTCCAGACCCTGTTGACCCTGGTGCGCCACCTCATCGCCCATACACCGGCCCCCGCGACGGGGTATGGCGCCCACATGTGA
- a CDS encoding DUF742 domain-containing protein, translating to MTAAGDGPWLDDAAGRLVRPFTVSNGRTRPTVALDLVSQVMATGATPLGYLGPEHTQALERCRVPVAVAEVAAHLTLPVAVTKVLLADLVDCGALTTKPPAFHHNPTDRALLEAVLDGLRRQL from the coding sequence GTGACGGCGGCCGGTGACGGGCCCTGGCTCGACGACGCGGCCGGGCGGCTGGTGCGGCCGTTCACGGTCAGCAACGGCCGCACCCGTCCGACCGTCGCGCTCGACCTCGTGTCACAGGTGATGGCCACCGGGGCGACCCCCCTCGGCTATCTCGGCCCCGAACACACGCAGGCGCTCGAACGGTGCCGGGTGCCCGTCGCCGTCGCCGAGGTCGCCGCCCATCTCACACTGCCGGTGGCCGTCACCAAGGTGCTGCTGGCGGACCTCGTCGACTGCGGGGCGTTGACCACCAAGCCCCCCGCGTTCCACCACAACCCGACGGACCGGGCCCTTCTGGAGGCAGTGCTCGATGGACTACGACGACAGCTCTGA
- a CDS encoding roadblock/LC7 domain-containing protein has product MASDAPTAHVSDLDWLMSGLVQRVPHTTAAVLLSCDGLVKSVHGLDPDSADHMAALASGLYSLGRSAGVRFGDGGDVRQVVVELASTLLFVTTAGSGTCLAVLAGREADAAVLGYEMAMLVKSVRPYLVTAPRQSVESPAMRP; this is encoded by the coding sequence ATGGCGAGCGATGCGCCGACCGCCCATGTATCCGATCTCGACTGGCTGATGAGCGGCCTCGTGCAGCGCGTACCGCACACGACCGCCGCGGTGCTCCTGTCCTGCGACGGGCTCGTGAAGTCCGTGCACGGACTCGACCCGGACAGCGCCGACCACATGGCAGCGCTGGCCTCCGGCCTGTACTCACTCGGCCGCAGCGCCGGTGTCCGCTTCGGCGACGGCGGCGACGTGCGGCAGGTCGTCGTCGAACTCGCCTCCACCCTGCTGTTCGTCACCACCGCCGGCTCCGGCACCTGCCTGGCCGTGCTGGCCGGCCGCGAGGCCGACGCGGCCGTGCTGGGCTACGAGATGGCGATGCTGGTCAAGAGCGTCCGCCCTTACCTGGTGACCGCTCCCCGGCAGTCCGTCGAATCCCCGGCGATGAGGCCTTGA
- a CDS encoding sensor histidine kinase — MSHLRAPATRADRREGGRHGRPAVRTAPALPETHIRSQLLRLAVLPPVAVALSGCAAVLFTVRSTGTRPGPTLWAVLGGAVFVALVGIAVAAIAANRAARSVHDRLGVLRRATARREADLRTLVETLRRGDGPPQLAPQSRHGSPEDGDDFDLLGADLSRAHDGAVTAVVQASQLSSQTGSEQKLEVFVNLARRLQSLVHREISILDELENEMEDPDLLKGLFHVDHLATRIRRHAENLAVLGGAVSRRQWSNPVSMTEVLRSAIAEVEQYSRVKLVPPIDGQLRGHAVADVIHLLAELVENATVFSAPHTQVLLRANLVTSGLAVEVEDRGLGMPLEEQTRMNALLADPDQVNVARLLADGRIGLFVVSQLARRHGITVRLQTNIYGGVQAVLVVPQALLGAEAGAGTPGGAGQPEAGAPGADRPGVPVRTAGRHGQNGQDGRPGQVGAGDGGASRGRSRAVDGAEAVTSAGALTASGARPSLPLAAPAVPRGHEQQAEPAPGGSAPESRPAPLPMRGARRERPTPAEARPGISPDDRRILAENGTEPPTPRNGAVRGTMGKPQLPRRRAQEHIVPQLRDGPAPRQDPEYLVGHDPGLMAAFQRGISLAEAQQSMEAGDTGWGDTSSAHTGSAHVDSSYPDSAHMEAAHMDSSYADSAHTDPASAGSTHRDPMPVRPVHLEALPTEPSPSSRPAPGSRSDYRTTTTRQDGSAPAG, encoded by the coding sequence ATGTCTCACCTCCGCGCTCCGGCCACACGCGCAGACCGCCGTGAGGGCGGGCGGCACGGACGGCCCGCCGTCCGCACCGCGCCCGCGCTGCCCGAGACCCACATACGGTCCCAGCTGCTGCGTCTCGCGGTGCTTCCCCCCGTCGCCGTCGCCCTCAGCGGCTGCGCCGCCGTTCTCTTCACCGTCCGGTCCACCGGCACGCGGCCGGGTCCCACCCTCTGGGCCGTGCTCGGCGGCGCGGTCTTCGTGGCCCTCGTCGGCATCGCCGTCGCCGCGATCGCCGCCAACCGGGCCGCCCGGTCCGTGCACGACCGCCTCGGCGTCCTGCGCCGTGCCACCGCTCGGCGCGAGGCCGACCTGCGCACCCTCGTGGAGACACTGCGCCGCGGCGACGGCCCGCCGCAGCTCGCCCCGCAGAGCCGCCACGGGAGCCCCGAGGACGGCGACGACTTCGACCTCCTCGGCGCCGACCTGTCCCGCGCGCACGACGGCGCCGTCACCGCCGTCGTGCAGGCCTCCCAGCTCTCCAGCCAGACCGGCAGCGAACAGAAGCTCGAGGTGTTCGTCAACCTCGCCCGCCGCCTGCAGTCCCTGGTGCACCGCGAGATCTCCATCCTCGACGAGCTGGAGAACGAGATGGAGGACCCCGACCTGCTCAAGGGGCTCTTCCACGTCGACCACCTCGCCACCCGCATCCGCCGCCACGCCGAGAACCTCGCCGTGCTCGGTGGCGCGGTGTCCCGGCGCCAGTGGAGCAACCCGGTCTCCATGACCGAGGTGCTGCGCTCGGCCATCGCCGAGGTCGAGCAGTACTCACGGGTCAAGCTCGTGCCGCCGATCGACGGGCAGCTGCGTGGCCACGCCGTCGCCGACGTCATCCACCTCCTGGCCGAACTCGTCGAGAACGCCACGGTGTTCTCCGCCCCGCACACCCAGGTCCTGCTGCGCGCCAACCTCGTCACCTCCGGGCTCGCCGTCGAGGTCGAGGACCGCGGGCTCGGCATGCCCCTGGAGGAGCAGACGCGGATGAACGCGCTGCTCGCCGACCCCGACCAGGTGAACGTCGCCCGGCTCCTGGCCGACGGCCGTATCGGCCTGTTCGTCGTCTCCCAGCTCGCCCGGCGGCACGGCATCACCGTCCGCCTCCAGACCAACATCTACGGCGGAGTGCAGGCGGTGCTCGTCGTACCGCAGGCGCTGCTGGGAGCGGAGGCGGGGGCGGGAACGCCCGGGGGAGCGGGGCAGCCGGAGGCAGGCGCGCCCGGTGCGGATCGTCCGGGGGTGCCGGTACGGACGGCCGGGCGGCATGGGCAGAACGGGCAGGACGGCAGGCCGGGGCAGGTTGGTGCCGGTGACGGTGGCGCGTCCAGGGGGCGATCCCGTGCCGTCGACGGCGCTGAGGCCGTGACCTCGGCCGGGGCGCTGACCGCGTCCGGAGCGAGGCCGTCGCTCCCGCTCGCCGCACCCGCCGTACCCCGGGGGCACGAGCAGCAAGCCGAACCGGCCCCGGGCGGGAGCGCACCGGAGAGCCGGCCCGCGCCCCTGCCCATGCGCGGGGCCCGCCGGGAGCGTCCCACCCCGGCCGAGGCACGGCCCGGTATCAGTCCCGACGACCGGCGGATCCTCGCCGAGAACGGCACCGAGCCGCCCACCCCTCGCAACGGCGCCGTCCGCGGCACCATGGGCAAACCCCAACTGCCCCGTCGCCGCGCCCAGGAGCACATCGTGCCCCAGCTGCGCGACGGCCCGGCGCCACGCCAGGACCCCGAGTACCTCGTGGGCCACGACCCCGGTCTGATGGCGGCCTTCCAGCGCGGCATCAGCCTCGCGGAGGCCCAGCAGAGCATGGAGGCCGGCGACACGGGCTGGGGCGACACGTCGTCCGCGCACACGGGGTCCGCCCACGTGGACTCCTCCTACCCGGACTCCGCCCACATGGAGGCCGCCCACATGGACTCCTCCTACGCGGACTCCGCCCACACGGACCCGGCATCCGCGGGTTCCACCCACAGGGACCCGATGCCCGTCCGGCCGGTCCACCTCGAGGCGCTCCCCACGGAGCCGTCCCCCTCGAGCAGGCCGGCGCCCGGGTCCCGTTCCGACTACCGCACGACCACCACCCGGCAGGACGGGAGCGCCCCCGCCGGATGA
- a CDS encoding MBL fold metallo-hydrolase, translating to MAGFRTLSSGLRALQPGAFGADPRGERMARIRRSPHFEDGVFQNPGGPARTRPSGSTLDFAKVFFDKDTRPRRTPKGTVPVHSTTLADIARPPATGLRLTWMGHSSVLAEIDGRRVLFDPVWGERCSPFSFAGPKRLHPVPLPLAALGPVDVVVISHDHYDHLDMPTIKALAGTDTLFAVPLGVGAHLEHWGVSADRLRELDWHETAKIGGLTLTATPARHFCGRGLRNTQHTLWASWVVAGDEHRIYHSGDTGYFDGFQEIGAEHGPFDATMIQIGAYSDFWPDIHMTPEEGMRAHLDLQGGPEHGPMLPIHWATFNLATHPWADPGEGTLAAARAVGAGVALPRPGEPFEPTAETVPSEPWWRGVALAPAGGRAAGEVLAGAGIKAASDAAAVAQADTVSDGSREAGKGTEDPETLPAG from the coding sequence GTGGCCGGTTTCCGTACCCTGAGCTCCGGGCTCCGCGCGCTGCAGCCCGGGGCGTTCGGCGCGGATCCGCGCGGCGAGCGCATGGCACGCATCCGCAGATCGCCCCACTTCGAGGACGGGGTCTTCCAGAACCCCGGCGGCCCCGCGCGGACCCGGCCCTCGGGTTCGACCCTGGACTTCGCGAAGGTCTTCTTCGACAAGGACACCCGGCCCCGCCGCACCCCGAAGGGCACCGTCCCGGTGCACTCCACCACCCTCGCCGACATCGCCCGGCCCCCGGCCACCGGGCTGCGGCTGACCTGGATGGGGCACTCCAGCGTGCTCGCGGAGATCGACGGCCGGCGCGTGCTGTTCGACCCGGTGTGGGGGGAGCGCTGCTCCCCCTTCTCCTTCGCCGGGCCCAAGCGACTGCATCCCGTGCCCCTCCCGCTCGCCGCGCTCGGCCCGGTCGACGTCGTGGTGATCTCGCACGACCACTACGACCACCTGGACATGCCCACCATCAAGGCGCTCGCCGGCACGGACACGCTGTTCGCCGTGCCCCTCGGCGTCGGGGCGCACCTGGAGCACTGGGGCGTGTCCGCCGACCGGCTGCGCGAGCTGGACTGGCACGAGACCGCCAAGATCGGCGGCCTCACCCTGACCGCCACCCCGGCCCGGCACTTCTGCGGCCGCGGGCTGCGCAACACCCAGCACACCCTGTGGGCCTCCTGGGTCGTCGCCGGGGACGAGCACCGGATCTACCACAGCGGCGACACCGGCTACTTCGACGGCTTCCAGGAGATCGGCGCCGAGCACGGGCCGTTCGACGCCACGATGATCCAGATCGGCGCCTACTCCGACTTCTGGCCCGACATCCACATGACTCCCGAGGAGGGCATGCGTGCCCACCTCGACCTCCAGGGCGGGCCGGAGCACGGTCCGATGCTGCCGATCCACTGGGCCACCTTCAACCTGGCGACCCACCCGTGGGCGGACCCGGGCGAGGGGACCCTCGCGGCCGCCCGGGCGGTGGGCGCCGGTGTCGCCCTGCCCCGGCCGGGCGAGCCCTTCGAGCCCACGGCCGAGACGGTGCCGTCGGAGCCGTGGTGGCGTGGGGTGGCGCTCGCCCCGGCGGGCGGTCGCGCGGCTGGGGAGGTCCTCGCGGGAGCCGGTATCAAGGCCGCGTCGGACGCGGCAGCCGTGGCCCAGGCCGACACGGTGAGTGACGGTTCTCGCGAGGCCGGCAAGGGCACCGAGGACCCCGAGACGCTCCCGGCGGGCTGA